One Actinopolymorpha sp. NPDC004070 DNA segment encodes these proteins:
- a CDS encoding TIGR02678 family protein, with product MTDLASRAADERRHAARTLLRSPLVTGRSHPEEFRLIRRHAVELASQFQQLLGYRLVVESNFARLHKAGLGRGSGRRLTRSSGAPFTPRTYAYLALTLSVLTTAPEQLLFSELLARIRVAAAEAGIDLGDPNRGTEKRALVAALRQLNNWQILTEDDGSVEAYVGDERAEALLTIDREIARRTVSGPIGSAGGWEELIDRSAGSDLGPRHSVRRRLVETPVVYLDDLSDEERDWLRRNQRREQRVLEEALGLDAEIRAEGVGLFDPEEELTDLSFPATGTLSWLALLLLERLVTELRPDEPTISVPIPDSLVDGLIAELVERHGRAFAKDLLEDRGQLRESVLERLQAFRLVDRRENGWLLSAAAARYAPKVHL from the coding sequence ATGACCGATCTTGCCTCGCGAGCGGCCGACGAGCGCCGCCACGCGGCGCGGACCTTGCTGCGCAGTCCGCTGGTGACCGGGCGGAGCCACCCGGAGGAGTTTCGGCTGATCAGGCGGCACGCGGTCGAACTCGCGTCGCAGTTCCAGCAGTTGCTGGGCTATCGCCTGGTGGTGGAGTCGAACTTCGCCCGTCTTCACAAGGCAGGTCTCGGGCGTGGAAGCGGGCGGCGGCTCACCCGGTCGTCCGGCGCACCGTTCACGCCTCGCACCTACGCCTACCTCGCGCTCACTCTCTCGGTGCTCACCACCGCACCCGAGCAACTGCTGTTCTCCGAACTCCTCGCCCGCATCCGCGTGGCGGCGGCAGAGGCAGGAATCGACCTCGGCGATCCCAACCGCGGGACGGAGAAGCGCGCGCTGGTAGCCGCACTCCGGCAGCTGAACAACTGGCAGATCCTCACCGAGGACGACGGGTCGGTGGAGGCATACGTCGGTGACGAGCGCGCGGAGGCGCTGCTCACCATCGACCGGGAGATCGCCCGGCGTACGGTCAGCGGGCCGATCGGCTCGGCCGGTGGCTGGGAGGAGCTCATCGACCGGTCGGCCGGATCCGACCTGGGTCCGCGGCACAGCGTGCGACGCCGGCTGGTCGAGACGCCGGTCGTCTACCTCGACGACCTCAGCGACGAGGAGCGTGACTGGCTACGGCGCAACCAGCGCCGCGAGCAGCGGGTCCTCGAGGAGGCCCTCGGCCTGGACGCCGAGATCCGGGCGGAGGGCGTCGGCCTCTTCGACCCCGAGGAGGAGCTCACCGACCTGTCCTTCCCGGCCACCGGCACGCTCTCGTGGCTCGCCCTGCTCCTCCTCGAACGGCTGGTGACCGAACTCCGGCCGGACGAGCCGACCATCTCGGTGCCGATCCCCGACAGCCTGGTCGACGGCCTGATCGCCGAACTCGTCGAGCGGCACGGCCGGGCGTTCGCCAAGGACCTGCTCGAGGACCGCGGCCAGCTACGGGAGAGCGTCCTGGAACGACTGCAGGCTTTTCGCCTCGTCGACCGGCGGGAGAATGGTTGGCTGTTGTCCGCCGCGGCCGCCCGCTACGCCCCGAAGGTGCACCTGTGA
- a CDS encoding amidase, translating to MRTSSDAATDDSTADLAELARRLRDGTTTSVKLTAAALERVEAANPRLNAVVTLLTDSAVRDAEAADTELRAGHWRGPLHGIPFGVKDIFDTAGIRTTVGSAFFRDRVPDEDAEVVRRIRDAGAVVIGKLHTHEFAFGPTGDASCFGPVRNPHDPERMAGGSSGGSAVAVATGMCTAALGSDSGGSVRIPAALCGVVGMKPTFGRISRHGAFPLSWTLDHIGPLTRTVADNARVLAVLCGYDDLDTGSIRREAEDFTRELDLGVRGLTIGVPDGYYFDHLEPDVDARVRDAIGTLADLGATVRPVGVPGLGDLAALRDAHRAVISVEAYTVHRERLEAADFQELFDPTVRQRLVDGSTITGWEYAEALRLLGESRRTFTRLLDGVDALATPSVAVTAPPLGQVDTDVAGIEETVRWALTRLAVPTNVTGTPSLSVPCGLSRVGLPVGLQISGPAWSEARLYRIGRAVETAFDR from the coding sequence ATGAGAACGAGCAGCGACGCGGCGACCGACGACTCGACTGCCGACCTTGCCGAGCTGGCCCGCCGGCTTCGGGACGGGACGACCACGTCGGTGAAGCTCACGGCGGCAGCCCTGGAACGCGTCGAGGCCGCCAACCCGCGCCTGAACGCCGTCGTCACCCTCCTGACCGACAGCGCCGTGCGGGACGCCGAGGCCGCCGACACCGAACTGCGGGCCGGCCACTGGCGGGGTCCGCTGCACGGGATCCCGTTCGGTGTGAAGGACATCTTCGACACCGCCGGGATCCGGACCACGGTCGGCTCGGCGTTCTTCCGCGACCGGGTGCCGGACGAGGATGCCGAGGTCGTACGCCGGATCCGCGACGCCGGCGCGGTGGTGATCGGGAAGTTGCACACCCACGAGTTCGCGTTCGGGCCCACCGGGGACGCCTCCTGCTTCGGACCCGTACGCAACCCGCACGACCCCGAGCGGATGGCCGGCGGGTCCAGCGGCGGCTCGGCCGTCGCGGTGGCCACCGGTATGTGTACCGCCGCGCTCGGCAGCGACTCCGGTGGCTCGGTCCGCATCCCCGCGGCGCTGTGCGGCGTGGTGGGCATGAAGCCGACGTTCGGCCGGATCAGCCGGCACGGGGCGTTCCCCCTGTCGTGGACCCTGGACCACATCGGCCCGCTCACCCGGACCGTCGCCGACAACGCCCGCGTGCTCGCGGTGCTGTGCGGGTACGACGACCTGGACACCGGCTCCATCCGGCGCGAGGCCGAGGACTTCACCCGCGAACTGGACCTCGGCGTCCGCGGACTCACCATCGGCGTCCCCGACGGCTACTACTTCGACCACCTAGAGCCCGACGTCGACGCCCGGGTCCGGGACGCGATCGGCACGCTCGCCGACCTCGGCGCCACCGTCCGTCCGGTCGGCGTCCCCGGCCTCGGCGACCTCGCCGCGCTCCGGGACGCGCACCGGGCCGTCATCAGCGTCGAGGCGTACACGGTGCACCGGGAGCGGCTGGAAGCCGCCGACTTCCAGGAGCTGTTCGACCCGACCGTGCGGCAGCGGCTGGTCGACGGGAGCACGATCACCGGCTGGGAGTACGCCGAGGCGCTGCGGCTGCTGGGCGAGTCCCGGCGCACCTTCACCCGGCTCCTCGACGGCGTGGACGCGCTCGCCACGCCGAGCGTCGCCGTCACCGCCCCGCCGCTGGGCCAGGTCGACACCGACGTGGCGGGCATCGAGGAGACGGTGCGCTGGGCGCTCACCCGGCTCGCCGTACCGACGAACGTGACCGGAACCCCCAGCCTGTCCGTACCCTGCGGCCTCTCCCGCGTCGGCCTGCCGGTCGGCCTGCAGATCAGCGGCCCGGCGTGGAGCGAGGCCCGCCTCTACCGGATCGGCCGTGCCGTGGAGACCGCGTTCGACCGGTGA
- a CDS encoding cellulase family glycosylhydrolase gives MSSAHRDPSGFLPRRRTLLKASAAVPAAGLLGSAPPAYAAQRSPFVGTDGTGFTYRGRPFTVAGFNNHYLGWGTRAEVDDVLETAKRSGASVVRTILHSVIGSPDGSVPSTWNWQSTADASNMGMHGTYLLSWDAARATWAFNDSAVNGLGRWDYVIWKAEQLGLKLDVALIDFWQWAGGIQQVCRWFLPDYNVSNDPRRYSFFFADERTRSFYRDWVAHVLNRRNTLTGRAYKDEPAIFAWDLMNEPEADNTRTTSEGRPLSEDWISQMSAYVKSIDANHLVCVGGEGFYDRSSFVDPGRELAIPTIDFGTWHTYPDYHGITPAQVVDLIHRHGETARQAGKPVVLQEFSYSALHEDQPEALRSWVEAIAADESCAGWLYWRLVGRVTPAPTRAFPEAENDPPTEFAPDNGEHYDVAADQDATPANVWTSYQVLAGAARQLTRRNQPGVPARR, from the coding sequence GTGTCTTCAGCGCACCGTGACCCGTCGGGCTTCCTGCCACGCCGACGCACCCTGTTGAAAGCCTCCGCCGCCGTCCCCGCAGCCGGACTGCTGGGCAGCGCGCCACCGGCGTACGCCGCCCAGCGGAGCCCGTTCGTCGGCACGGACGGAACCGGTTTCACCTACCGGGGCAGGCCTTTCACCGTCGCCGGCTTCAACAACCACTACCTCGGCTGGGGCACCCGGGCCGAGGTGGACGACGTACTGGAGACCGCCAAGCGGTCCGGTGCGAGTGTCGTACGGACGATCCTGCACTCGGTCATCGGGTCCCCCGACGGGTCGGTGCCGTCCACGTGGAACTGGCAGAGCACCGCCGACGCCTCCAACATGGGCATGCACGGCACCTACCTGCTGTCGTGGGACGCGGCTCGGGCCACCTGGGCGTTCAACGACAGCGCGGTGAACGGCCTCGGCCGCTGGGACTACGTGATCTGGAAGGCCGAGCAGCTGGGCCTGAAGCTCGACGTCGCGCTGATCGACTTCTGGCAGTGGGCCGGCGGGATCCAGCAGGTCTGCAGGTGGTTCCTGCCCGACTACAACGTGTCGAACGACCCGCGCAGGTACTCGTTCTTCTTCGCCGACGAGCGGACGCGGTCCTTCTACCGGGACTGGGTCGCGCACGTGCTCAACCGGCGCAACACCCTGACCGGCCGGGCCTACAAGGACGAGCCGGCGATCTTCGCCTGGGACCTGATGAACGAGCCGGAGGCCGACAACACCCGAACCACCTCCGAGGGCCGGCCGCTGTCGGAGGACTGGATCTCGCAGATGTCGGCGTACGTGAAGTCGATCGACGCCAACCACCTGGTGTGCGTGGGCGGCGAGGGCTTCTACGACCGGTCCAGCTTCGTCGATCCCGGCCGCGAGCTCGCGATTCCGACCATCGACTTCGGCACCTGGCACACCTATCCCGACTACCACGGCATCACCCCCGCCCAGGTCGTCGACCTGATCCACCGCCACGGTGAGACGGCGCGCCAGGCCGGAAAACCCGTTGTCCTGCAGGAGTTCTCCTACAGCGCGCTGCACGAGGACCAGCCCGAGGCGCTGCGCTCGTGGGTGGAGGCGATCGCCGCGGACGAGTCCTGCGCGGGCTGGTTGTACTGGCGGCTCGTCGGACGCGTCACGCCGGCGCCGACCCGGGCCTTTCCCGAGGCGGAGAACGACCCGCCGACGGAGTTCGCGCCGGACAACGGCGAGCACTACGACGTGGCCGCCGACCAGGACGCGACACCCGCCAACGTGTGGACGTCCTACCAGGTCCTGGCCGGAGCCGCGCGACAGCTCACCCGCCGGAACCAGCCGGGGGTACCTGCCCGTAGGTGA
- a CDS encoding TIGR02677 family protein, with translation MESEDTRAATPTDLERFTAYSYLTVSDPASRASYFQIMRIFTSTLLADLSAHEVAERLGRSEQPGTPNGSVDNVAARLEQLKEWGNLLPSSRPVKASSIRDYHRVRSRFQLSPLGEHVQRQAEEILAAADAVREVSRELLALVARGLAGLATETENHPQLDPRDALERISAVFTQFGEFADSVRDFYAYLGQVIFRYDLDSVEFAGFKELLLDYAETITEDVAHYAPQIRRSLDLLAPHLPDVLKRVDDFDQGLQGLSRVGVEVQRSRGRELADWEGLRAWFFDDGEGSQVDQLREATMRALQALLANAKRLIRTSTGELSRRKDLLKLARWFDTADDATAHDLYVAAFGIYGARHLGIAPDHDLDVPATTSWWSGPTVPVPLALRERGSRAPRGRTAAAEDYTAQRDWLRQEAQAEAERRHAAAAELRGAGGRWSDVRLSGSATRLLLDLLARCLATAPPTFDIAASADADLEVRVRLRRSPGTATVVRGFDGDLILDDLTLVVDSPSQRLEAG, from the coding sequence GTGGAATCCGAAGACACTCGGGCGGCGACGCCGACCGACCTCGAGCGGTTCACGGCGTACAGCTACCTCACGGTCTCCGATCCCGCCAGCCGCGCGTCGTACTTCCAGATCATGCGCATCTTCACCTCCACCCTGCTCGCGGACCTTTCCGCCCACGAGGTCGCCGAGCGCCTCGGCAGGTCCGAGCAACCGGGTACGCCGAACGGCTCGGTCGACAACGTCGCCGCCCGGCTGGAGCAACTCAAGGAGTGGGGCAACCTTCTCCCCAGCTCCCGCCCGGTCAAGGCGTCCAGCATCCGCGACTACCACCGGGTGCGCTCCCGGTTCCAGCTCTCACCACTGGGCGAGCACGTCCAGCGGCAGGCGGAGGAGATCCTCGCCGCCGCCGACGCCGTACGCGAGGTCAGCCGCGAGTTGCTCGCCCTCGTGGCTCGCGGGCTGGCCGGCTTGGCGACCGAGACCGAGAATCACCCCCAGCTCGACCCGCGGGATGCGTTGGAACGGATATCGGCGGTCTTCACGCAGTTCGGCGAGTTCGCCGACTCCGTACGCGACTTCTACGCCTACCTCGGCCAGGTGATCTTCCGGTACGACCTCGACTCGGTCGAGTTCGCGGGCTTCAAGGAGCTGCTGCTCGACTATGCCGAGACGATCACGGAGGACGTCGCACATTACGCGCCCCAGATCCGCCGCAGCCTGGACCTCCTGGCGCCACACCTTCCCGACGTCCTCAAACGGGTCGACGACTTCGATCAGGGGCTGCAGGGCCTGTCCCGCGTCGGGGTGGAGGTCCAGCGCAGCCGGGGCAGGGAGCTTGCCGACTGGGAAGGCCTGCGCGCGTGGTTCTTCGACGACGGCGAGGGGAGTCAGGTCGACCAGTTGCGGGAGGCCACGATGCGTGCGCTGCAGGCGCTGCTGGCCAACGCCAAACGCCTGATCCGTACATCCACAGGCGAACTCTCCCGTCGCAAGGACCTACTCAAGCTCGCGCGGTGGTTCGACACCGCCGACGACGCCACCGCGCACGACCTCTACGTCGCCGCGTTCGGCATCTACGGCGCCCGCCACCTCGGCATCGCTCCGGACCACGACCTCGACGTACCCGCGACGACAAGCTGGTGGTCGGGGCCGACGGTGCCCGTGCCGCTGGCCCTGCGTGAGCGCGGTTCACGCGCACCGCGTGGTCGCACGGCCGCCGCCGAGGACTACACCGCCCAGCGGGACTGGCTCCGCCAGGAAGCCCAAGCGGAGGCGGAGCGCCGGCACGCCGCGGCTGCCGAGTTGCGCGGCGCGGGCGGACGGTGGTCCGACGTACGACTGTCGGGGAGTGCCACCCGCCTACTCCTCGACCTGTTGGCCCGCTGCCTCGCCACGGCTCCGCCCACCTTCGACATCGCGGCCTCGGCCGACGCCGACCTGGAGGTGCGGGTGCGGCTGCGCCGCTCACCGGGGACGGCCACGGTGGTCCGGGGTTTCGACGGCGACCTGATACTCGACGACCTCACTCTCGTCGTGGACAGCCCTTCCCAGCGGTTGGAGGCGGGATGA
- a CDS encoding TIGR02679 family protein has protein sequence MTPETRAWLDRPELSRFWDLVHHRLQHNGVSVRGRVRLVAPTDGERDAISLLTGRTYPATAVSLTVPLADLDARLEQSAAGCGLVDAVSVLRGPPVDRPAARRDRRAAYEETWRAADAALESSGLGQAAWSADWLAEVRRSGLVGRLGPAEAARSIGHAVDVLARVVVRGERLSRGELAERVTGTTHGLDDGTVLSRIVLRGLARAASTTVPADSQGRRDLWESAGVSVDAVSSTALTYGLRPAGDKWPARMLRERSEARVEAHLTISDLRRISWRLAPHTEVFVCENPRVLEAAAQAGCTTPVVCTSGNPRTVVLHLLDALVAAGARLAYRGDFDWAGIAIANRVIARYDARPWRMGATDYEEHVAAARARGTPLLPLGGVAVTARWDPELTPAMTALGVGVQEESALELLIDDLTAARS, from the coding sequence ATGACACCGGAGACCCGCGCCTGGCTCGACCGGCCAGAACTTTCCCGGTTCTGGGATCTCGTCCACCACCGGCTCCAGCACAACGGCGTTTCCGTTCGCGGTCGCGTCCGCCTCGTCGCACCGACCGACGGCGAGCGGGACGCCATCAGCCTGCTGACCGGACGGACGTACCCGGCGACCGCTGTGTCCCTCACCGTGCCGCTGGCAGACCTTGATGCGCGTCTGGAGCAAAGCGCAGCCGGCTGCGGGTTGGTGGATGCGGTGTCGGTTCTGCGCGGCCCACCGGTCGACCGTCCCGCGGCTCGACGGGACAGACGCGCGGCGTACGAGGAGACCTGGAGGGCTGCGGACGCGGCCCTCGAGTCGTCCGGTCTCGGGCAGGCGGCCTGGTCCGCGGACTGGCTGGCCGAGGTCAGGCGCTCCGGACTGGTCGGCCGCCTGGGCCCGGCCGAGGCGGCCCGGTCGATCGGCCACGCCGTCGACGTTCTTGCCCGGGTCGTCGTTCGCGGAGAACGACTGTCGCGCGGTGAGCTCGCCGAACGCGTCACGGGAACCACCCACGGGCTCGACGACGGCACGGTACTCAGCCGGATCGTTCTGCGCGGTCTGGCTCGCGCAGCGAGCACCACCGTCCCCGCCGACAGCCAGGGCCGGCGCGATCTCTGGGAGTCGGCGGGGGTGTCCGTGGACGCGGTCTCCTCCACGGCGCTCACCTACGGGCTCCGGCCCGCCGGCGACAAATGGCCGGCCCGCATGCTCCGCGAACGTTCCGAGGCCCGCGTGGAAGCCCACCTCACCATCTCCGACCTGCGCAGGATCTCCTGGCGCCTGGCGCCACACACCGAGGTCTTCGTCTGCGAGAACCCCCGGGTTCTCGAGGCGGCAGCGCAAGCGGGTTGCACCACTCCGGTGGTGTGCACATCCGGAAATCCCCGCACCGTGGTCCTCCACCTGCTCGACGCGCTGGTCGCCGCAGGAGCTCGCCTGGCGTACCGAGGGGACTTCGACTGGGCCGGCATCGCCATCGCCAACCGGGTGATAGCCCGGTACGACGCACGACCGTGGCGGATGGGGGCCACCGACTACGAGGAACACGTCGCGGCGGCTCGCGCCCGCGGAACCCCGCTCCTTCCCCTCGGCGGGGTCGCGGTGACCGCCCGGTGGGACCCCGAACTCACCCCGGCGATGACCGCTCTCGGTGTGGGTGTCCAGGAGGAGTCGGCGCTGGAGCTGCTCATCGATGACCTCACCGCCGCGCGATCCTGA
- a CDS encoding TIGR02680 family protein: MTHAAQPDQPADPHRFRLSRAGIHQVWQYDEEFRFGDGRLLLRGKNGAGKSKALEILLPFLLDGDTRRLDAAGGGKTTLRWLMLGGWSGGTNRLGFVWLEFARVEDGESETLTLGAAIKASTSTNEAKATYFVTTRVVEGLHLRDPSRRPSVDQLRELVGPENCYERAGEYRARVARELFGLTDLARYRNLVHLLYGLRRPTIGDRIESGELVNVLRDALPPLDDDLLDRVAHNFDDLDAVRDELGRLERTDAALTTFLASYRGYLRGVLRHRTGLVQKSLAELREARRETGAAERRLASLTEQETAAAKAVEDLDRARRDAEAQLRALRDSAAYQALTDLRERRERVTAHRQAVRAAWNASAIARTAEESAVQRLGQETDDIGRGLTDLRGDVRHLRGLVRSSGLDEALVPESPAAGTTVLAPAVTGVLTDETGRLLEVSRSTVRAVGLLPGQLEEWRHGLGEATTVAKARRRAARELRGDLDQVTAAERKADGLREQAGRMEAEVVAADERRQARQNELLEVSGAYADAVRAWARGLPDPEPVTRLVGTPDDSDLPVEDRALPPATPETIAVAARTSSEPVLRAHEERRDELLSLEREIGNSLASAREELRHWERTEDPEPPRSRYSTAERDPATGAPLFLLVDHDSTVPERDQAGIEAALEASGLLSAWVAADGRVLAPDTNDVVVRTDLPAGGADLTSVLRPVPGHGVSEAVLTRVLEAVGFGPSDAHSWISVDGRWRLGALGGAHTKNRSEYIGASVRAATRERRIAELRSQVGTLEAALAAHRGTRAEVEQDRDRLRRVLEAVPPGRDLTGAWSTYESAVEETTRRRGVLAAATRAAEQAWAGAVQLRARVQTKATAEGLPFDLDGVTRIVADVEQVLNDLQRFERTTSRILDTLDAHALSRTTWQDARARRETAESEYDTARSTMDEAVGELHALEAAVGADEAEILAQENAAEQRLTTALTALPEAVGTRDRLHDERILAGAARDTALADRAALESRVVAGSGQLRRPLGMPGLPAAADLGDLTEVVSSYDRSQDEDVRARIRALTALAAEIESRLGPTGRDVGDTAILGAGDRMREGLSGGYDAEVSEVDGIKRFALHDDAGAHDVAVVGERIRAAASDARQRLSTREQEVFERYLLGELGDHLTQQLLSARSLVRQMNDTLEDVRSSHGIGARLQWELPKEAGADLAAAVGLLDNVSAMRTRDQSAQLREVLRQRIEEARQADPGAGYARHLRVALDYRTWFVFTVMVTDSANPSVRRRLSHRTALSQGEQRVVSYLVLFAAAAAHFASVGRSAPTAPRLILLDDAFAKVDEPTHGRLLGLLVALDLDFVITSERLWGCFPTVPSLHIYECLRDPQQRGVATVHFTWDGKSKRLVSV, from the coding sequence GTGACCCACGCCGCCCAGCCCGACCAGCCGGCCGACCCGCATCGCTTCCGGCTCAGCCGTGCCGGGATCCACCAGGTCTGGCAGTACGACGAGGAGTTCCGCTTCGGCGACGGACGGCTGCTGCTGCGCGGGAAGAACGGCGCGGGCAAGTCCAAGGCGCTGGAGATTCTGTTGCCGTTCCTGCTCGACGGTGACACCCGGCGGTTGGACGCCGCAGGCGGCGGAAAGACGACGCTCAGGTGGTTGATGCTCGGCGGCTGGAGCGGTGGCACGAACCGCCTCGGGTTCGTATGGCTGGAGTTCGCACGGGTCGAGGACGGCGAGTCCGAGACGCTCACCCTGGGCGCCGCGATCAAGGCGTCCACCTCGACCAACGAGGCGAAGGCAACTTACTTCGTCACCACCCGCGTGGTCGAAGGACTCCATCTGCGAGATCCGAGCCGGCGCCCCTCGGTCGACCAACTGCGCGAGCTCGTCGGACCCGAGAACTGCTACGAGCGCGCCGGAGAATACCGTGCGCGAGTGGCCCGGGAACTCTTCGGGCTCACCGACCTGGCCCGCTACCGCAACCTGGTGCACCTTCTCTACGGTCTGCGGCGGCCCACGATCGGTGACCGGATCGAGTCGGGTGAACTCGTCAACGTCCTGCGCGACGCGCTGCCACCGCTCGACGACGACCTCCTCGACCGGGTGGCCCACAACTTCGACGACCTGGATGCGGTCCGCGACGAGCTCGGACGACTGGAACGCACAGACGCCGCGTTGACCACCTTCCTGGCCAGCTATCGCGGTTACCTCCGTGGCGTGCTTCGTCACCGCACCGGCCTGGTCCAGAAGTCTCTCGCCGAGCTGAGAGAAGCTCGCCGCGAGACCGGAGCGGCCGAACGCCGGCTGGCGTCTCTGACCGAGCAGGAGACGGCCGCGGCGAAGGCGGTGGAGGATCTCGACCGCGCGCGGCGGGATGCCGAAGCACAGCTGCGAGCCCTCCGCGACAGCGCGGCCTACCAGGCGCTCACCGACCTTCGCGAACGCCGCGAACGCGTCACAGCACATCGTCAGGCCGTCCGCGCGGCGTGGAACGCGTCCGCGATCGCCAGGACGGCGGAGGAGAGCGCCGTCCAGCGACTCGGTCAGGAGACCGACGACATCGGTCGTGGGCTGACAGACCTGCGCGGCGACGTACGACATCTCCGCGGGCTGGTGCGAAGCAGCGGCCTCGACGAGGCGCTGGTGCCGGAATCCCCGGCCGCCGGTACGACAGTCCTCGCACCCGCGGTGACGGGAGTCCTCACCGACGAGACGGGCCGCCTGCTGGAGGTGAGCCGCTCGACGGTCCGTGCCGTGGGCCTGCTCCCGGGCCAGCTCGAGGAGTGGCGACATGGGCTCGGCGAGGCCACGACGGTGGCGAAGGCCCGTCGTCGCGCCGCGCGGGAACTTCGAGGCGACCTCGACCAGGTGACAGCGGCCGAGCGAAAAGCCGACGGGCTCCGCGAGCAGGCCGGGCGGATGGAGGCCGAGGTCGTCGCCGCCGATGAACGCCGGCAGGCACGCCAGAACGAGCTCCTCGAGGTCTCCGGTGCCTACGCCGATGCTGTCCGAGCCTGGGCACGCGGGCTGCCCGACCCCGAACCCGTCACCAGGTTGGTCGGCACGCCTGACGACTCCGACCTGCCGGTCGAGGACCGCGCACTACCGCCGGCAACACCCGAGACGATCGCGGTCGCCGCCCGGACAAGCTCCGAGCCCGTCCTGCGAGCCCACGAGGAACGCCGCGACGAACTGTTGTCCCTCGAACGCGAGATCGGGAACTCCCTGGCGAGTGCGCGCGAGGAGTTACGGCACTGGGAACGCACCGAAGACCCGGAGCCGCCGCGCTCCCGCTACTCGACGGCGGAGCGCGACCCGGCCACAGGCGCTCCGCTTTTTCTCCTCGTGGACCACGACAGCACGGTGCCGGAGAGGGACCAGGCGGGCATCGAGGCCGCACTGGAGGCGAGCGGTCTGCTCAGCGCCTGGGTGGCCGCCGACGGCCGCGTGCTCGCCCCGGACACCAACGACGTCGTCGTCCGCACGGACCTCCCGGCCGGGGGCGCTGATCTGACCAGCGTTCTACGACCGGTCCCGGGCCACGGCGTGAGCGAAGCCGTACTCACCCGCGTGCTGGAAGCCGTGGGTTTCGGCCCGTCGGACGCGCACAGCTGGATCTCCGTCGACGGACGGTGGCGGCTGGGTGCGCTGGGCGGAGCGCACACCAAGAACCGCTCGGAGTACATCGGTGCCAGCGTCCGCGCCGCCACCAGAGAACGCCGAATCGCCGAGCTGCGCAGCCAGGTCGGCACCCTCGAGGCGGCACTGGCCGCACACCGCGGCACCCGGGCGGAGGTCGAGCAGGACCGAGACCGGCTCCGCCGTGTCCTCGAGGCCGTCCCTCCGGGCCGTGACCTGACGGGCGCGTGGTCCACCTACGAAAGCGCGGTCGAGGAGACGACCCGCCGTAGAGGCGTGCTGGCCGCTGCCACCCGCGCCGCCGAACAGGCCTGGGCCGGGGCGGTTCAGCTGCGCGCCAGAGTACAGACAAAGGCCACCGCCGAGGGACTCCCGTTCGACCTGGACGGTGTGACCCGGATCGTCGCCGACGTGGAGCAGGTCCTGAACGACCTCCAGCGCTTCGAACGCACGACCAGTCGAATCCTGGACACTCTGGACGCGCACGCCCTCAGCCGCACCACGTGGCAGGACGCACGTGCACGGCGAGAGACCGCCGAGTCCGAGTACGACACCGCCCGCTCGACAATGGACGAGGCCGTCGGCGAACTCCACGCACTGGAGGCTGCCGTCGGAGCGGACGAGGCCGAGATCCTGGCGCAGGAGAACGCTGCCGAGCAACGACTCACCACAGCGCTCACGGCGCTTCCGGAGGCGGTGGGCACGCGCGACCGTCTGCACGACGAGCGGATCCTGGCCGGCGCCGCGCGCGACACCGCGCTGGCCGACCGCGCCGCGCTGGAGTCGCGGGTGGTCGCCGGGAGCGGCCAGCTCCGCCGCCCGCTCGGGATGCCAGGACTCCCCGCGGCCGCCGATCTGGGCGACCTCACCGAGGTCGTCTCGTCCTACGACAGGAGCCAGGACGAGGATGTCCGAGCCAGGATCCGGGCCCTCACGGCTCTGGCCGCCGAGATCGAGTCGAGGCTCGGGCCGACGGGCCGCGACGTCGGCGACACCGCGATCCTCGGCGCCGGCGACCGCATGCGGGAAGGGTTGTCCGGCGGCTATGACGCCGAAGTGAGCGAGGTCGACGGGATCAAGCGCTTCGCGCTGCACGACGACGCGGGCGCGCACGACGTCGCGGTCGTGGGTGAACGCATCCGCGCTGCCGCAAGTGACGCCAGACAGCGGCTGTCGACCCGCGAGCAGGAGGTCTTCGAGCGCTACCTGCTCGGCGAGCTCGGCGATCACCTGACCCAGCAGCTGTTGTCGGCGCGCAGTCTCGTCCGGCAGATGAACGACACGCTGGAAGACGTCCGATCCTCGCACGGCATCGGTGCACGACTGCAGTGGGAGCTTCCGAAGGAGGCCGGCGCCGACCTGGCAGCGGCGGTCGGACTTCTCGACAACGTTTCGGCGATGCGCACCCGTGACCAGTCCGCGCAGTTGCGCGAGGTGCTACGCCAACGGATCGAGGAGGCACGGCAGGCAGACCCTGGTGCCGGCTACGCACGTCATCTGCGCGTCGCACTGGACTACCGCACCTGGTTCGTGTTCACGGTGATGGTCACCGACTCGGCCAACCCGTCGGTCAGGAGACGGCTGAGTCACCGGACCGCACTGAGCCAGGGCGAGCAGCGCGTGGTCTCCTATCTCGTCCTGTTCGCGGCGGCCGCCGCGCACTTCGCCTCGGTCGGCCGGTCGGCTCCGACCGCTCCGCGGCTGATCCTGCTCGACGACGCGTTCGCCAAGGTCGACGAGCCGACTCACGGCCGGCTCCTCGGCCTTCTGGTCGCGCTCGACCTCGACTTCGTGATCACCAGCGAACGGTTGTGGGGCTGCTTTCCCACGGTGCCCAGCCTGCACATCTACGAATGCCTGCGCGACCCACAGCAACGCGGCGTCGCCACCGTCCACTTCACCTGGGACGGCAAGAGCAAGCGGCTGGTCAGCGTATGA